A DNA window from Halomicrobium mukohataei DSM 12286 contains the following coding sequences:
- the udk gene encoding uridine kinase yields MADAFVLGIAGGSGAGKSTIAKDLSAAVDPEITIISLDDYYEDLSELPLAEREDRNFDHPDAIDWDRLVADVEALSRGETVAMPQYDFEKHARAPTARTVDPGPIVVLEGIFALYHDRIVTQLDLALYVQTDADVRVLRRLQRDVTERGRTVDGVVEQYLSTVKPMHEQFVEPTKENADLIVPEGTNPAVIDVLREKVVSEMAAHREAATEL; encoded by the coding sequence ATGGCTGATGCATTCGTGCTCGGTATCGCCGGGGGGTCCGGCGCGGGCAAGTCGACGATCGCGAAGGATCTCTCGGCGGCGGTCGATCCGGAGATAACGATCATCTCGCTGGACGACTACTACGAGGACCTCTCGGAGCTCCCGCTCGCGGAACGCGAGGATCGAAACTTCGACCACCCGGACGCCATCGACTGGGATCGCCTCGTCGCGGACGTCGAGGCCCTCTCGCGCGGCGAGACGGTGGCCATGCCCCAGTACGACTTCGAGAAACACGCCCGCGCGCCGACCGCCAGGACGGTCGATCCGGGGCCGATCGTCGTGCTGGAGGGGATCTTCGCGCTGTACCACGACCGGATCGTCACACAGCTCGATCTCGCGCTCTACGTCCAGACCGACGCCGACGTTCGCGTGCTCCGTCGCCTTCAGCGGGACGTGACCGAGCGCGGCCGCACCGTCGACGGCGTCGTCGAGCAGTACCTGTCGACGGTCAAGCCGATGCACGAGCAGTTCGTCGAGCCGACGAAGGAAAACGCGGACCTCATCGTCCCCGAGGGAACGAACCCGGCAGTCATCGACGTCCTCCGCGAGAAAGTCGTCAGCGAGATGGCCGCCCACAGAGAGGCCGCCACCGAACTCTGA
- a CDS encoding GNAT family N-acetyltransferase produces the protein MSPSVTVRPAREDDAAAIRRVAHAAWHATYRDVFDEARIDEMVEEGYARDVLTELIGLDEVGLFVATVEDEVVGYASCGMTEVIGVGDLDIYVHPDYWGEGVGTALLERGHQHLADIETTTIRDEVLVANEVGNAFYEKHFERVGQRAVEFDGIERTVNVYEASVEG, from the coding sequence ATGTCACCTTCTGTCACGGTCCGGCCGGCGAGAGAAGACGACGCGGCGGCGATTCGGCGGGTCGCACACGCCGCCTGGCACGCGACCTACCGGGACGTGTTCGACGAGGCCCGCATCGACGAGATGGTCGAGGAGGGGTACGCACGGGACGTGCTGACGGAGCTGATCGGCCTCGACGAGGTCGGGCTGTTCGTGGCGACGGTCGAGGACGAGGTCGTCGGCTACGCCAGCTGTGGGATGACCGAGGTGATCGGTGTCGGCGACCTCGACATCTACGTCCACCCGGATTACTGGGGAGAGGGTGTCGGAACGGCGCTGCTCGAACGGGGCCACCAGCACCTCGCCGACATCGAGACGACGACGATCCGCGACGAGGTGCTGGTGGCCAACGAGGTCGGGAACGCCTTCTACGAGAAGCACTTCGAGCGCGTGGGTCAACGGGCCGTCGAGTTCGACGGAATCGAGCGGACGGTCAACGTGTACGAGGCGAGCGTCGAGGGGTGA
- a CDS encoding sensor histidine kinase, producing MTSRIYYSGLLIAGIGFFLTRFTVTLAIDGQPLQFYLAGVVPLVLGLGLSAFGVSLSVVGPDRSFVRTVALWCVLGTVGMSVLVVLTLLGSAVEGSMIEAVRAERRLATFLIGGSVGGTLTGLYAARNRQQRTVLRQQTNRLVTLNRMLRHEVLNALTPIRGFGTAREDENPDAGEIVSERADDIEAAVGEVSYLTKHAGDGQAVNTPVDLGPRLTESVEAIEDEYSDASVVRADAPDDLEVRANARLSDVFGQLLRNAVVHADDEMPRIEVESTRETARVSVVDDGEGLPESQERLLETGDIEEFDDPRMGYGLNVVRLLVESYGGEIEVERSGGETWITVVLARAVESSTPSADRARPNRLRPGMPNLLVTIVASLLAGVAYGLVSEFLGGSVAGIGVFYGAADPVVGWLTHEFHSVVFGFVFASLLSFVPPSYRDRMLASLAVGVGWGLALWLVAAGVVAPIWLRLLGIEAPLPNVTALFFTTHLAWGLSLGLLTVLGEQTVVPWFMRWRDR from the coding sequence GTGACCTCCCGCATCTACTACAGCGGTCTCCTGATCGCCGGGATCGGGTTCTTTCTCACGCGTTTTACCGTGACCCTCGCGATCGACGGACAGCCGCTCCAGTTCTACCTAGCCGGGGTCGTCCCGCTCGTGCTCGGGCTGGGTCTGTCGGCGTTCGGAGTCTCTCTGAGCGTCGTCGGCCCCGACCGCTCGTTCGTCCGGACGGTCGCACTGTGGTGCGTGCTCGGGACCGTCGGGATGTCCGTCCTCGTCGTCCTCACGCTGCTGGGGTCGGCCGTCGAGGGGTCGATGATCGAGGCCGTGCGGGCGGAGCGACGGCTCGCAACCTTCCTCATAGGCGGCAGCGTCGGCGGCACGCTCACGGGCCTCTACGCGGCGCGGAACCGGCAACAGCGAACCGTGCTCCGCCAGCAGACGAACCGCCTCGTGACCCTCAATCGGATGCTCCGTCACGAGGTGCTCAACGCCCTCACGCCGATCCGTGGGTTCGGGACTGCTCGGGAGGACGAGAATCCCGACGCCGGTGAGATCGTGTCAGAGCGGGCCGACGACATCGAGGCGGCGGTTGGAGAGGTCAGCTACCTCACGAAACACGCCGGCGACGGGCAGGCGGTCAACACCCCCGTCGATCTCGGACCGCGTCTCACCGAGAGCGTCGAGGCTATCGAGGACGAATACTCCGACGCCAGCGTCGTGCGAGCGGACGCTCCAGACGACCTGGAAGTGCGCGCAAACGCACGGCTCTCGGACGTGTTTGGGCAACTTCTCCGGAACGCTGTCGTCCACGCCGACGACGAGATGCCTCGGATCGAAGTCGAGTCGACCCGAGAGACCGCCCGAGTCAGCGTGGTCGACGACGGCGAGGGACTCCCGGAGAGCCAGGAGCGACTGCTCGAGACGGGCGACATCGAGGAGTTCGACGATCCGCGGATGGGGTACGGGCTCAACGTGGTCCGGCTCCTCGTCGAGAGCTACGGCGGCGAGATCGAGGTCGAGCGCAGTGGCGGCGAGACCTGGATTACCGTCGTCCTCGCGCGGGCGGTCGAGTCGAGCACGCCGTCGGCCGACCGGGCGCGCCCGAACCGACTCCGGCCCGGAATGCCGAACCTGCTAGTCACGATAGTCGCGTCGCTCTTGGCGGGCGTCGCGTACGGTCTCGTCTCGGAGTTCCTCGGCGGGTCGGTCGCCGGGATCGGCGTCTTCTACGGGGCGGCGGACCCCGTCGTGGGCTGGCTCACCCACGAGTTCCACAGCGTCGTCTTCGGGTTCGTCTTCGCGAGCCTCCTCTCGTTCGTGCCGCCGTCGTACCGTGACCGGATGCTAGCGAGCCTCGCGGTGGGCGTCGGGTGGGGACTGGCACTGTGGCTCGTCGCGGCGGGGGTCGTCGCTCCCATCTGGCTGCGACTGCTCGGGATCGAAGCCCCCTTGCCGAACGTGACGGCCCTGTTCTTCACGACCCACCTCGCGTGGGGACTCTCGCTTGGACTGCTGACCGTCCTGGGCGAACAAACTGTCGTCCCGTGGTTCATGCGGTGGCGCGACCGCTGA
- a CDS encoding redox-regulated ATPase YchF, with translation MSFDVGLVGKPSVGKSTFFNAATMNDVPEGAYPFTTIDPSVGEAYVRVECAAPEFDHTCTPNLGYCEDGTRFVPVRLVDVAGLVPGAHEGRGLGNQFLSDLNEADVLLHVVDFSGTTDIEGEPTEDHDPREDIDFLEDELDMWYLDVLEKGIERYRSGYHGEEAAIEEDLATQMDAFRTNKDEIKQVILSLDLELDPDTWDDEDREALAREIRKRTKPMVIAANKMDTPAAQENFEEITDDPDYDHLTIVPTSAHAEKALKNGDEQGVLDYLPGDSEFEIVEDVPGEKATALEQISEFVGEYGGTGVQQAIETALFDELGSIAIFPGARKPQEDGTFLQDCFVLEDGATAEDFAYFLHTDIGDGFLHAHDVRSGRQIGADTVLDHRDVVEITTTN, from the coding sequence ATGAGCTTCGACGTCGGACTCGTCGGCAAACCCTCTGTCGGCAAGTCCACTTTCTTCAACGCGGCGACGATGAACGACGTGCCGGAAGGGGCCTATCCCTTCACGACGATCGACCCCAGCGTCGGCGAGGCCTACGTTCGCGTCGAGTGTGCCGCCCCCGAGTTCGACCACACCTGCACGCCGAATCTCGGCTACTGCGAGGACGGCACCCGGTTCGTCCCGGTGCGTCTCGTCGACGTGGCCGGCCTCGTCCCCGGTGCCCACGAGGGTCGGGGACTGGGCAACCAGTTCCTCTCGGACCTCAACGAGGCCGACGTGTTGCTCCACGTCGTCGACTTCTCCGGGACGACCGACATCGAGGGCGAGCCCACCGAGGACCACGACCCTCGCGAGGACATCGACTTCCTCGAAGACGAACTGGACATGTGGTACCTCGACGTGCTGGAGAAGGGCATCGAGCGCTATCGTTCCGGGTACCACGGCGAGGAGGCGGCCATCGAGGAGGACCTGGCGACCCAGATGGACGCGTTCCGGACCAACAAAGACGAGATCAAGCAGGTGATCCTCTCGCTGGATCTCGAACTGGACCCCGACACGTGGGACGACGAGGACCGCGAGGCACTCGCCCGCGAGATCCGCAAGCGCACCAAACCGATGGTGATCGCGGCCAACAAGATGGACACGCCCGCCGCCCAGGAGAACTTCGAGGAAATCACGGACGACCCCGACTACGACCACCTGACGATCGTCCCGACCAGCGCCCACGCCGAGAAGGCGCTCAAGAACGGCGACGAACAGGGCGTCCTCGACTACCTGCCCGGCGACAGCGAGTTCGAAATCGTCGAGGACGTGCCCGGAGAGAAAGCGACCGCACTGGAGCAGATCAGCGAGTTCGTCGGCGAGTACGGCGGTACCGGCGTCCAGCAGGCCATCGAGACGGCGCTGTTCGACGAGCTGGGCTCGATCGCCATCTTCCCCGGCGCGCGCAAGCCCCAGGAGGACGGCACCTTCCTGCAGGACTGCTTCGTGCTGGAAGACGGCGCGACCGCCGAGGACTTCGCGTACTTCCTGCACACCGACATCGGCGACGGCTTCCTGCACGCCCACGACGTTCGCAGCGGCCGCCAGATCGGTGCAGATACGGTGCTCGATCACCGAGACGTGGTCGAAATCACGACGACGAACTAG
- a CDS encoding HalOD1 output domain-containing protein, whose product MLSMTSEVPNQSTARNPPATTEDVVRAVAEREGVAATDLTPLYDVVDPEALDAMVTHTETTVRISFDYEGYTVIVEDETVTIEEN is encoded by the coding sequence ATGCTCAGCATGACATCAGAGGTTCCGAATCAGAGTACCGCACGTAATCCACCAGCCACGACAGAAGACGTCGTTCGTGCCGTCGCGGAGAGAGAAGGGGTCGCCGCGACGGACCTGACACCACTGTACGATGTCGTGGATCCAGAGGCACTCGATGCGATGGTGACGCACACAGAGACCACGGTACGGATATCGTTCGACTACGAGGGATACACCGTCATCGTCGAGGACGAAACCGTCACGATCGAAGAGAACTGA
- a CDS encoding bacterio-opsin activator domain-containing protein, whose amino-acid sequence MDTERATVELKFELRDPEHFLVAMSDELDCRVVNEDVIHRDDGDVLRYYTVAATPSETKRVAQSLPGVRSTRIVRSDGDTCLLEVVADSEECIHCTLATVHAVVRRSVADGGTGMVVVEVSHDADPSTVVDAVVRRHAGATLLSKWHRDDADLVAVTGAVGAERYLSSLTTKQRDAVRAAVQSGYLAWPRRSSASDCAAALGISQPTFSQHLYRGLEVLLLELFEVPDDEHDSVPASH is encoded by the coding sequence ATGGACACGGAGCGGGCTACGGTCGAGCTGAAGTTCGAGCTGCGCGATCCGGAGCACTTCCTCGTCGCGATGTCGGACGAACTCGACTGTCGCGTCGTCAACGAGGACGTGATACACCGGGACGACGGCGACGTGTTACGGTACTACACCGTCGCAGCGACGCCGTCGGAGACGAAACGCGTCGCGCAGTCGTTGCCAGGCGTCAGATCGACCCGGATCGTCCGCTCGGACGGCGACACCTGTCTACTGGAGGTCGTCGCCGACAGCGAAGAGTGCATCCACTGCACGCTGGCGACGGTCCACGCCGTCGTCAGGCGAAGCGTCGCAGACGGCGGGACGGGGATGGTCGTCGTCGAGGTGTCCCACGACGCCGACCCGAGCACCGTCGTTGACGCGGTGGTCCGACGGCACGCGGGGGCGACGCTGCTGTCCAAGTGGCACCGTGACGACGCCGACCTCGTCGCCGTGACGGGTGCGGTCGGGGCCGAACGGTACCTCTCGTCGCTGACCACGAAACAGCGAGACGCCGTCCGTGCGGCCGTCCAGAGTGGCTATCTGGCCTGGCCGCGCCGAAGCTCCGCGAGCGACTGTGCGGCCGCACTGGGCATCTCGCAGCCGACCTTCAGCCAGCACCTCTATCGCGGGCTGGAAGTGCTCTTACTGGAGCTGTTCGAAGTGCCCGACGACGAACACGACAGTGTGCCTGCAAGTCACTAA